In Rhodothermia bacterium, one DNA window encodes the following:
- a CDS encoding TM0996/MTH895 family glutaredoxin-like protein — protein MKTIKILGTGCPKCKMTFANAEEAVKQTGVSAKIIKVEDIQEIMEYNVLSTPVLVIDEIIKARGRVASVEEIKSFLTV, from the coding sequence ATGAAGACAATCAAAATACTGGGCACAGGTTGCCCTAAATGCAAAATGACTTTTGCCAATGCGGAAGAAGCCGTCAAGCAAACGGGCGTTTCCGCAAAAATCATCAAAGTAGAAGATATTCAGGAAATTATGGAATATAATGTACTGAGTACACCCGTTTTGGTCATTGACGAAATCATCAAAGCGAGAGGGCGAGTGGCTTCCGTCGAAGAAATCAAATCATTTTTAACCGTTTAA
- a CDS encoding rhodanese-like domain-containing protein, giving the protein MEIKNKATEICPTTTFGRVQEGALLVDVREVAEVAEVAYDVPNIINIPLSEFEERFAEVPKDKEVVMVCRSGGRSLKATYFLANHGYTNVVNMQHGILRWAEKGFPIKCAIGPNSTSSCGCNIPNCC; this is encoded by the coding sequence ATGGAAATCAAGAATAAGGCAACAGAAATCTGCCCGACAACAACATTTGGGCGGGTTCAAGAAGGTGCATTGCTGGTGGATGTGCGGGAAGTGGCTGAGGTGGCTGAGGTGGCTTATGATGTCCCTAATATTATCAATATCCCATTGAGCGAATTTGAAGAACGCTTTGCGGAAGTGCCAAAAGATAAAGAAGTGGTCATGGTTTGTCGGAGTGGAGGGCGAAGCCTCAAAGCCACTTATTTTTTGGCCAATCATGGTTATACAAATGTTGTGAATATGCAGCACGGTATTTTGCGCTGGGCGGAAAAAGGCTTTCCAATTAAATGTGCAATAGGGCCTAATAGTACCAGTTCATGTGGTTGCAATATCCCCAATTGCTGTTAA
- a CDS encoding permease, whose translation MFDWIQHLADWLIYGVFGFAQSTHLGIALNFFVFDTIKILFLLFVITFLMGIVNAYFPIDRIRNFLSRNKMYGLEYLLASSFGAVTPFCSCSSVPLFIGFVKGGIPLGVTFAFLITSPLVNEVAVAIFIGMFGLKTTLIYITTGIFLGMVAGFILGKMNLEPLLTDWVRKIQANAETERESFELENKSFIQRIPDIAKEAFRIVKSVVLYVIFGIGIGAVMHGYIPEGFFVKYIGKDTWFAVPLAVILGVPMYANATGIIPIIQVFVVKGIPIGTSLAFMMAVIGLSIPEATLLKKAMTTKLIAIFFGVVTICIIISGYVFNIIL comes from the coding sequence ATGTTCGATTGGATACAGCATCTTGCAGATTGGTTAATTTATGGTGTTTTTGGGTTCGCACAAAGCACACATTTGGGCATAGCACTCAACTTCTTTGTCTTTGACACGATAAAGATTTTGTTCTTGCTGTTTGTTATCACTTTCCTGATGGGAATTGTTAATGCTTACTTCCCCATTGACCGCATCCGCAATTTCCTATCTCGGAATAAAATGTACGGATTGGAATATTTGCTCGCTTCGTCATTCGGCGCAGTAACGCCATTTTGCTCGTGCTCTTCTGTCCCATTGTTTATTGGATTTGTAAAAGGCGGTATCCCTTTGGGAGTGACCTTTGCGTTTTTGATAACATCGCCCTTGGTAAACGAGGTGGCGGTTGCCATATTTATTGGGATGTTTGGATTAAAAACAACCCTTATTTATATAACAACTGGAATTTTTCTGGGTATGGTTGCTGGTTTTATTCTAGGGAAAATGAATTTAGAGCCGTTATTGACCGATTGGGTAAGAAAGATACAAGCAAATGCAGAGACGGAAAGAGAGTCTTTTGAATTAGAAAACAAATCCTTTATTCAGCGCATACCCGATATTGCAAAAGAGGCTTTTAGGATTGTAAAAAGCGTTGTTTTGTACGTCATCTTTGGCATTGGGATTGGCGCAGTGATGCACGGTTATATTCCAGAAGGCTTTTTTGTGAAGTATATCGGGAAAGATACTTGGTTTGCCGTTCCTTTGGCAGTTATTTTGGGTGTGCCAATGTATGCAAATGCAACGGGGATTATTCCAATCATCCAAGTTTTTGTGGTAAAAGGTATTCCGATTGGAACCTCGCTGGCATTTATGATGGCAGTTATTGGACTTTCTATTCCCGAAGCAACTCTTTTGAAAAAAGCGATGACGACCAAACTGATTGCTATTTTCTTTGGTGTTGTTACCATTTGTATCATTATTTCAGGCTATGTTTTTAACATAATTTTATAA
- a CDS encoding PD40 domain-containing protein → MTGWLFLLCFGTTKAQDWPSEQNFNRSGLRWHTLETAHFRIHFHADENGKGNGRTAAVVARIAEEIYDPITSLYQHTPDSKVDFVLKDYEDYSNGAAYFFDNKIEIWTPALESPLRGDHHWLRNVITHEFTHIVQVQKTMRTSRKTPIFFFQYLGYENVRRPDVLYGYPNVVASYPVPMMNNPAWFAEGTAQFQRSGLHYETWDSHRDMLLRTLVLGDQAFSLAEMGSFLSKNSLGRELVYNHGFAFTQYLAQRFGEEVLREISAALAKHWNMEKALEAATGISGEKLHQEWISALKVAYETSTLPIRQHANEGETFEVDGFFNFHPRWSPDGKRVAYLSNKGYDFSATSLYVKDLATNLTTNFPIEGLQETYFATQCSHGHRLQAGVSGAFSWTPDGKKIIFAKIKDTASGHLYSDLYELDLTTKKTKQLTKNQRAASPTISPNGAEIAFIQQYDGTTNLAKWNGNGEISPVTDFKDGSQVLDAQWHGDWIYFTKSGGGNPDLFRIKPDGTALESVYQSPHDERNISVSGNYLYFSSDASGIFNLYRLPLNHLNETLPEALTNVLGGAFMPNVHPTGEVLFARYEASGYKIAKTNSNSTVKTNPYSPPKIIEKQLLHQDFDWNTLNNADDRETKPLVTNEPPVKPYDPTFSKLGFIPVLRMDDYNSPARSVDAAIQRSGTEELLRATKVGVMMTSREVLEGVNLYASALVAPASVEAKTVRDFLVPSRLLKLERDLQMQLEYNRGVSFLPKSWGPKFTLDVFNIQRIVPNGLTIEEFPCTACFPEKSYADLTYTLWEVAFNARSKFSRNFSALAGYKISPFNVRTESFYSREYQQTIGASASRYFMGRGLTLQGFFEARKPTRHDHLLPEGIRASLTYEHQPGKLLDRYDIQDNTLVSIYKSYKINRLVLDAKYGMALGKVRNVPHGLEARLRVSGILGEEVDDFFNDYVGGLIGARGYPFYAIGGNNASWMQVSYQFPIVSKFTRQWGFLAPDKLYGRVYADAATGWMGSNLKVGDIRKDAGAELRLSLGSFYLFPTAVFISSTYGFDQFDYQLKNRLTTVEGETFVTYGRQWLWHFGILFNFDL, encoded by the coding sequence ATGACAGGATGGCTATTCTTACTTTGTTTTGGAACAACAAAAGCCCAAGATTGGCCGTCGGAACAAAATTTTAACCGTTCTGGACTTCGTTGGCATACCCTCGAAACCGCGCATTTTCGGATCCATTTTCATGCTGATGAGAACGGAAAGGGAAATGGCAGAACTGCCGCCGTTGTTGCACGGATTGCGGAAGAAATTTATGACCCAATAACCAGCCTTTATCAACATACGCCAGACAGCAAAGTGGATTTTGTGCTGAAGGATTATGAGGACTATTCCAATGGCGCTGCATACTTCTTTGACAATAAGATCGAAATCTGGACTCCTGCCTTAGAATCGCCCTTGCGTGGAGATCATCACTGGCTAAGAAATGTGATAACGCATGAGTTTACGCATATTGTTCAGGTGCAAAAAACGATGCGAACCAGTCGGAAAACGCCCATTTTCTTTTTTCAGTATCTCGGTTATGAAAATGTACGACGGCCAGACGTTCTCTATGGTTATCCGAATGTTGTCGCTTCGTATCCGGTTCCAATGATGAACAATCCCGCATGGTTTGCAGAAGGGACTGCCCAGTTCCAGCGATCCGGTTTACACTATGAGACGTGGGACAGTCATCGCGACATGCTTCTTCGGACGCTGGTGCTGGGCGATCAGGCTTTTTCTTTGGCCGAAATGGGTTCCTTTTTATCCAAAAACAGCCTTGGGCGGGAACTCGTTTACAACCATGGATTTGCTTTTACCCAATATTTGGCACAGCGGTTTGGGGAAGAGGTACTCCGCGAAATTTCGGCAGCCTTGGCGAAACATTGGAATATGGAAAAGGCTTTAGAAGCCGCCACGGGTATTTCGGGAGAAAAACTACATCAGGAGTGGATTTCGGCCTTAAAGGTTGCTTATGAGACATCCACTTTGCCCATCCGCCAACATGCAAATGAAGGCGAAACGTTCGAGGTTGATGGTTTTTTTAACTTCCATCCACGCTGGTCACCAGATGGGAAGCGTGTTGCATATCTCTCAAACAAAGGATACGATTTTAGTGCAACTTCCCTTTACGTTAAAGACCTTGCAACAAACCTAACCACGAATTTTCCAATCGAGGGGCTTCAGGAAACGTATTTTGCAACCCAATGTTCTCACGGCCACCGTTTGCAAGCAGGGGTTTCGGGTGCATTTTCTTGGACGCCGGATGGAAAAAAAATTATTTTTGCCAAAATTAAAGACACGGCAAGTGGCCATTTATATTCTGATTTATATGAATTAGACCTAACAACCAAAAAAACAAAACAACTTACCAAAAATCAACGGGCTGCTTCACCAACCATAAGCCCAAATGGTGCAGAAATTGCCTTTATTCAGCAATATGATGGGACTACCAATTTGGCAAAATGGAATGGAAATGGCGAAATCAGCCCCGTAACGGATTTTAAGGATGGCAGCCAAGTATTAGATGCCCAATGGCATGGCGATTGGATCTACTTCACCAAGTCCGGCGGGGGAAATCCAGACCTTTTCCGTATTAAACCGGATGGAACGGCATTAGAATCTGTTTATCAATCTCCTCACGACGAACGAAACATTAGCGTTTCTGGCAATTATCTGTATTTTTCTTCCGATGCGAGTGGGATCTTTAACCTATACCGATTGCCCTTAAATCACCTAAATGAAACTTTGCCCGAAGCCCTGACGAATGTCTTGGGTGGGGCTTTTATGCCAAACGTACATCCAACGGGCGAGGTTTTGTTTGCTCGTTACGAAGCAAGTGGCTATAAAATTGCGAAAACAAACAGCAACAGCACCGTAAAAACGAATCCTTATTCACCTCCTAAAATAATCGAAAAACAACTTCTCCATCAAGATTTTGATTGGAACACGCTGAACAATGCGGATGATCGTGAAACCAAGCCACTCGTAACGAATGAGCCACCCGTAAAGCCATATGATCCCACGTTTAGCAAACTCGGTTTTATCCCCGTTTTGCGGATGGACGATTACAACAGCCCCGCAAGATCGGTGGATGCCGCGATACAGCGTTCTGGAACCGAAGAACTCCTGCGTGCTACCAAGGTTGGTGTAATGATGACATCTCGCGAGGTTTTGGAAGGGGTAAATTTGTATGCCAGTGCCCTTGTTGCGCCAGCCTCCGTAGAAGCAAAAACCGTTCGGGATTTCTTGGTGCCGAGTCGCCTCCTCAAGTTAGAGCGCGATCTTCAGATGCAGTTGGAATACAATCGAGGGGTTTCTTTTCTGCCCAAATCGTGGGGGCCGAAGTTCACCTTAGATGTGTTTAACATTCAACGGATCGTCCCCAATGGACTAACCATCGAGGAGTTCCCATGTACGGCCTGTTTCCCGGAAAAAAGTTATGCAGACCTCACCTATACGCTTTGGGAAGTTGCATTTAACGCACGTTCCAAGTTCTCACGGAATTTTTCGGCATTGGCGGGTTATAAAATAAGTCCATTTAATGTTCGGACAGAGTCCTTTTATTCGCGAGAATACCAACAAACGATTGGGGCAAGCGCTAGCCGCTATTTTATGGGTAGAGGGCTTACGTTACAAGGTTTTTTTGAAGCCAGAAAACCCACTCGCCACGACCATTTACTCCCAGAGGGTATCCGCGCATCCCTCACTTATGAACATCAGCCCGGCAAACTCTTAGACCGTTACGATATCCAAGACAATACACTTGTTTCCATATACAAGTCTTATAAAATTAACCGCTTGGTTTTAGATGCAAAGTATGGAATGGCCCTTGGTAAAGTGCGCAATGTCCCGCATGGATTAGAGGCACGGTTACGGGTGAGTGGCATTTTGGGCGAAGAAGTGGATGACTTTTTTAACGACTATGTGGGCGGCTTGATCGGAGCAAGGGGTTACCCGTTTTATGCCATTGGTGGGAATAATGCTTCATGGATGCAGGTTTCTTATCAATTCCCGATTGTGTCAAAATTCACTCGTCAATGGGGCTTTTTGGCGCCAGACAAACTCTATGGTCGTGTTTATGCAGATGCCGCCACTGGTTGGATGGGGAGCAACTTAAAGGTTGGGGATATAAGAAAAGATGCTGGTGCTGAACTCCGCCTTAGCTTGGGTTCGTTTTACCTTTTCCCTACAGCTGTATTCATTAGTTCCACCTATGGTTTCGACCAATTTGATTATCAACTGAAAAACCGCTTAACCACCGTCGAAGGCGAAACATTCGTCACGTACGGTCGTCAATGGCTCTGGCATTTTGGCATTTTGTTTAATTTTGACCTATGA
- a CDS encoding response regulator transcription factor: MLKALIVDDEAPARNRMRKLLHPYVASGRLSLCEDAAGGWEALETIETQIIDLLFLDIRMPEMDGFSLLERIPPDNRPIVIFTTAFDEYALRAFQANALHYLLKPIDQTQLAESIERAERLRKMPEKKELDEAKIAKLLDWLDTQGTNTPALQASKSSFEPYVTQISVPHRDRLVIVPIRQIVSIEVQDNLTRLFALPDQVGQNPKLARHMVSHTLDELESRLNPAEFMRVHRAAIIRLDQIKEMVGWFSGRYKLILTGNHEVIASRERSKLLKKKLMF; encoded by the coding sequence ATGTTAAAAGCCCTGATTGTTGATGACGAAGCTCCGGCAAGAAACCGTATGCGAAAATTGCTCCATCCCTATGTTGCGTCTGGAAGACTTTCACTTTGTGAAGATGCGGCTGGCGGCTGGGAAGCGTTAGAGACCATTGAAACACAAATAATTGACCTCCTATTTTTAGACATTCGAATGCCGGAGATGGATGGTTTTTCCCTGCTGGAGCGGATTCCGCCCGATAATCGCCCCATTGTGATCTTTACGACGGCATTTGATGAATATGCCCTCCGTGCGTTTCAGGCAAATGCCTTGCATTATTTGCTCAAGCCAATTGACCAAACGCAGTTGGCAGAGTCTATCGAACGTGCGGAGCGACTTCGTAAAATGCCTGAAAAAAAGGAATTGGACGAGGCTAAAATTGCCAAATTACTGGATTGGTTAGACACGCAAGGTACGAACACTCCCGCACTCCAAGCCTCAAAAAGTTCCTTTGAACCGTATGTCACGCAAATCTCGGTTCCCCACCGAGATCGTTTGGTTATCGTGCCCATTCGCCAAATTGTCTCGATCGAGGTCCAAGACAACCTAACGAGGCTTTTTGCCCTTCCGGATCAAGTTGGTCAAAATCCCAAGTTAGCTCGCCACATGGTCTCTCATACCTTAGACGAATTAGAAAGCCGTTTGAATCCAGCCGAATTTATGCGTGTACACCGCGCGGCCATTATACGTTTAGACCAGATCAAGGAGATGGTTGGCTGGTTTAGTGGGCGGTATAAATTAATTCTAACCGGAAACCATGAAGTCATTGCCAGTCGGGAGCGCTCCAAATTACTCAAAAAAAAGCTCATGTTTTAA
- a CDS encoding histidine kinase translates to MDIIIRKIKISIAIVTVFALFPLMPFFWSWYQVTSDIQLKMPENAYRGFDWVQWEFIDGKIMAMYVFPKGTAYEAGIRKGDVLTELDYIRYFDAEAFKTAIDAIQPNQLHRYTILRGTKTYLFDVPFTAYPIFIYPHSIGLWSLSLWGFAVIAFIHFMALGIILPLRNRSAKANLSIGLIGMASIAVFGNLIRLLMLTFGGATVLNGVTGTFFQFLSLIGLVGWTVFPALLLHTVLHDRSALRTRLGKHVALIYLPSFVFVILTLYIFILGPFGPISHKNILPPILFYVYLYIAASMALYLFLDRSSAVENTDEERQIWSRIGSSVLLGLSAMMAILVLTISRLLPVSDFTDVQAGWILVTAQLSSTTPILLVSYAILKYGKVDEVISRYLSFAVSLLAAFVFFLVGMEVFPPFLPNIPTNILSAFWALCMIIAFEWLLTHLQNIISRIISSEKQAVQKSLNRFGEHMFNILDHRVLVSETLEKILQGLQVPSGALFLKAMNPTEQWISRSIQLEPPYFSELQMNRIWEEFADSEAIWTSNAELTERSLKRTTRDLLQVSGFELVIPIPGSNHPVGLLLLSRKRRYQSFYNLGDLEMLRGLCNQLGLVSERIVLIEREKNLIKQHAEAQLVALRAQISPHFLFNTLNTLAALIDENPKEAEKNVQHLAAIFRYVLQTGGNTFATLKAEFGLVEHYLALEQSRFGPDLKIEMLLPSELEQVQIPAFALQTLVENAVKHGLEKSRRRGKLEVSTMYDEERFVVISVKDSGLGIPYLYGQGEQACSNLPFLGTGLKNVADRLVQIYHRSDLLFFSSDPQFGTCAQLKIPLIPPKKLSANDH, encoded by the coding sequence GTGGACATAATTATTCGGAAAATAAAAATATCTATAGCCATTGTTACTGTATTTGCTTTGTTTCCGCTCATGCCCTTTTTCTGGAGTTGGTATCAGGTAACGTCGGATATTCAGCTCAAGATGCCTGAAAATGCGTATCGCGGCTTTGATTGGGTACAGTGGGAGTTTATAGATGGAAAAATTATGGCCATGTATGTTTTCCCTAAAGGGACGGCCTATGAAGCAGGTATTCGTAAAGGAGATGTACTCACCGAGCTGGACTACATACGCTATTTTGATGCTGAGGCTTTCAAAACAGCCATTGATGCCATTCAACCCAATCAGCTACACCGCTACACCATCCTTAGAGGTACAAAGACGTATCTTTTTGATGTTCCCTTTACGGCTTATCCTATTTTTATTTACCCACACTCCATAGGTTTATGGAGCCTTTCACTTTGGGGTTTTGCGGTAATTGCATTTATCCACTTTATGGCTTTGGGCATTATTTTGCCCTTAAGGAACCGGAGTGCTAAAGCAAACTTGTCCATTGGGCTTATCGGTATGGCCTCTATTGCCGTGTTTGGAAACTTGATCCGCCTGCTTATGCTTACTTTTGGTGGCGCAACGGTTCTAAATGGCGTCACCGGAACTTTTTTCCAGTTTCTTTCCCTTATTGGTTTAGTGGGTTGGACGGTCTTTCCTGCGCTTTTGCTACACACGGTACTTCACGACCGTTCTGCGTTAAGAACACGATTGGGGAAGCACGTTGCCCTGATCTATTTGCCTTCCTTTGTCTTTGTTATTTTAACCTTATATATCTTTATTTTAGGCCCCTTTGGCCCTATTTCACATAAAAATATCCTGCCGCCAATCCTATTTTATGTTTACCTCTACATTGCAGCCAGCATGGCTTTGTACTTATTCTTAGACCGTTCTTCCGCCGTAGAAAATACCGATGAAGAAAGGCAAATCTGGTCTCGGATCGGCAGTTCTGTTTTACTCGGCTTATCGGCCATGATGGCGATCTTGGTTTTGACGATCAGCCGACTGCTTCCTGTTTCAGACTTCACCGATGTCCAAGCCGGTTGGATTTTGGTCACGGCGCAATTAAGTTCTACCACACCGATTCTTTTGGTCTCTTATGCGATATTGAAATACGGCAAAGTGGATGAAGTTATTAGCCGTTATCTCTCTTTTGCAGTAAGCCTTCTGGCGGCATTTGTGTTTTTCTTGGTTGGCATGGAAGTCTTTCCGCCATTCTTGCCAAACATCCCAACAAATATCTTGAGTGCATTTTGGGCGTTGTGTATGATTATTGCTTTTGAATGGTTGTTGACACACCTACAAAACATCATCTCGCGGATTATTTCCTCGGAAAAGCAGGCTGTACAAAAAAGCCTAAACCGCTTTGGCGAACACATGTTTAATATATTAGACCACCGTGTTTTAGTAAGCGAGACCTTAGAGAAAATCCTGCAAGGTCTTCAGGTTCCCTCTGGAGCCTTGTTCCTAAAGGCAATGAACCCAACCGAGCAGTGGATTTCAAGAAGCATTCAATTGGAACCTCCTTATTTTTCCGAGCTTCAGATGAATCGGATTTGGGAGGAATTTGCCGATAGTGAGGCCATTTGGACGTCAAACGCCGAACTCACAGAACGTAGTCTTAAGCGTACAACGCGGGATTTGTTGCAAGTCTCTGGTTTTGAATTGGTCATCCCCATCCCCGGCAGTAACCATCCTGTGGGGTTACTACTCCTGAGCCGGAAAAGGCGGTATCAGTCTTTCTATAATTTGGGGGATTTAGAAATGTTGCGTGGACTTTGTAACCAACTCGGCTTGGTGAGTGAGCGAATTGTGTTGATCGAGCGCGAAAAAAACCTGATTAAGCAACACGCTGAGGCACAATTGGTGGCGCTCCGTGCACAAATTAGTCCTCACTTTTTGTTTAACACCTTAAATACCTTAGCGGCTTTGATTGACGAAAACCCGAAAGAGGCCGAAAAAAACGTACAGCATTTGGCTGCAATTTTCAGGTATGTTTTACAAACGGGTGGAAACACTTTCGCAACTTTAAAAGCCGAATTTGGCTTGGTTGAACACTATTTAGCCCTCGAACAATCACGATTTGGGCCAGACCTAAAGATTGAAATGCTCCTTCCCTCCGAATTGGAACAGGTACAAATTCCGGCTTTTGCTTTACAAACCTTAGTTGAAAATGCGGTTAAACATGGTTTGGAAAAAAGCAGACGCCGTGGCAAACTGGAGGTTTCAACAATGTATGACGAAGAAAGATTTGTAGTAATATCGGTGAAAGATTCGGGACTTGGGATTCCTTATTTATATGGCCAAGGTGAGCAAGCCTGTAGCAATCTACCTTTTTTGGGGACGGGGCTAAAAAACGTAGCAGACCGACTTGTACAAATTTACCACCGCTCAGACTTGCTCTTCTTTTCAAGTGATCCCCAATTTGGGACATGCGCCCAGCTAAAAATCCCGTTAATTCCACCCAAAAAACTTTCCGCCAACGACCATTAA
- a CDS encoding PorV/PorQ family protein, producing MFKRLFLWVSGLLALFPMTTVSQSTAKYGADFLSGGVDARAMAMGNTHLAFAENASATYWNPAGLAHLKNPDIGYMHAERFGGIVSFDYAALAFPVGKKSAFGIAAIRSGVNDIKDTRDAWDFERDTPKPNPENNFRLFSAADYAFYLTYGRKVRENLTLGASSKVIRRKIGPYADAWGYSLDAGAQYRKGRLRLGVNLQDISTMLQTWSINQDEFADYPEYGVPKGGTEMVLPVIRLGSGYDLPIGDGGSRFLLGFDLDMAFDGQQKFAISAGSLSLHPRMGAEYQIKQAFALRTGIANFSKNADGDVEVRPMVGIGLKIRQAAIDYVFGDFSGPTAELGNSHMISVRLALERQ from the coding sequence ATGTTCAAACGTCTTTTTTTATGGGTGAGTGGTCTTCTTGCCCTCTTCCCAATGACCACTGTTTCCCAGAGTACCGCCAAATATGGTGCTGATTTTTTGTCTGGCGGCGTAGATGCACGTGCAATGGCAATGGGTAATACACATCTCGCTTTTGCCGAAAATGCCTCCGCCACATATTGGAACCCAGCCGGGCTTGCACACCTAAAAAACCCAGACATTGGCTATATGCACGCGGAACGGTTTGGTGGAATTGTCTCGTTTGATTATGCTGCACTGGCTTTTCCGGTCGGCAAAAAGTCTGCGTTTGGCATAGCCGCTATCCGAAGCGGGGTAAATGACATTAAGGATACGCGGGATGCGTGGGATTTTGAGCGAGATACCCCAAAACCGAATCCAGAAAACAATTTTCGCCTTTTCTCGGCGGCAGACTATGCGTTTTATTTGACGTATGGCCGAAAAGTGCGGGAAAACCTAACCTTGGGTGCTTCTAGTAAGGTCATTCGTCGTAAAATTGGCCCTTATGCCGATGCTTGGGGGTACAGTTTAGATGCTGGCGCACAATATCGCAAAGGGCGGCTTCGTTTGGGGGTTAACTTACAAGATATAAGCACCATGCTGCAAACATGGAGCATCAATCAGGATGAATTTGCAGATTATCCAGAATATGGCGTACCAAAAGGCGGAACAGAGATGGTTCTTCCAGTGATTAGGCTTGGTTCTGGCTACGATCTGCCCATCGGTGATGGAGGGTCTCGTTTTTTGTTGGGTTTCGATCTGGATATGGCCTTCGATGGCCAACAAAAATTTGCGATTTCAGCCGGAAGTCTTTCGTTGCATCCGCGAATGGGAGCGGAATACCAGATTAAACAGGCATTTGCCCTTAGAACTGGCATTGCCAACTTCTCTAAAAATGCTGATGGTGATGTGGAAGTTCGCCCAATGGTGGGAATTGGTTTGAAGATCCGGCAGGCCGCGATTGACTATGTTTTTGGGGATTTTTCTGGCCCAACGGCTGAATTGGGCAATTCGCATATGATTTCGGTTCGTTTGGCCTTGGAGCGACAATAG
- a CDS encoding TonB family protein, producing MKRKRDIQASVISVLAHAALLGGFAVVPLSNVAPPTRKMPPEIVVEPIALYALGSEDAKPSTTLQGEDSEPEEEPLRAERDKPEPTPPPPPKTEPVKAKLVPPAPSKPVKTPVQRNVPKTPERVVTPPKTPISKPLSNTPSPSVNKPQSNTTTQNTGQPSRPSAAPTPRTSNEPRPETAAPRPRPTPQPPVPQPRPETPSRPTSNTGTSGATTGTGSTGTGTRDEPSGRPDAPARSGGTGASGGQLPGRSVVRRSMPRHTVLVNATITVRVTVDPEGRVVGATIARKGNPALEAQALSAARGWKWTPLADGGGEINQTTTITFRFEVE from the coding sequence ATGAAACGGAAAAGAGATATTCAGGCTTCGGTAATAAGTGTATTGGCTCATGCGGCTTTGCTGGGCGGCTTTGCAGTTGTACCCTTAAGCAATGTAGCGCCGCCTACACGTAAGATGCCGCCGGAAATAGTCGTAGAACCGATTGCCCTATATGCCTTGGGTTCGGAAGACGCTAAACCTTCCACTACTCTGCAAGGAGAAGATAGCGAGCCAGAGGAAGAGCCTTTGCGTGCAGAACGTGATAAGCCAGAACCAACACCTCCACCACCTCCCAAAACGGAACCGGTTAAGGCTAAGCTTGTACCACCAGCACCTTCTAAGCCTGTGAAAACACCCGTTCAACGGAATGTCCCTAAGACGCCCGAAAGAGTGGTTACGCCCCCAAAAACACCCATTAGCAAACCACTTAGCAATACGCCCTCACCTAGCGTCAATAAACCACAATCCAATACAACGACCCAAAATACAGGGCAACCCAGCCGGCCTTCCGCCGCACCAACACCACGCACGAGCAACGAGCCACGCCCAGAGACCGCTGCTCCACGCCCTCGACCCACACCCCAGCCTCCTGTGCCGCAACCTCGGCCAGAGACACCCTCGCGCCCAACATCAAATACGGGCACGTCTGGAGCCACAACTGGTACAGGTTCAACAGGAACGGGTACACGAGACGAGCCAAGTGGCCGGCCTGATGCACCTGCAAGATCGGGAGGAACTGGCGCTTCCGGTGGACAACTGCCCGGTCGGTCGGTTGTGCGCCGATCCATGCCGAGACACACGGTTTTGGTGAATGCAACCATTACGGTTCGTGTAACCGTTGATCCTGAAGGAAGGGTTGTGGGGGCAACCATTGCTCGTAAGGGGAATCCCGCTTTGGAAGCACAAGCACTTTCTGCGGCACGGGGATGGAAATGGACGCCACTTGCAGATGGTGGTGGTGAGATTAATCAAACGACGACGATCACGTTTAGGTTTGAAGTGGAGTAA